A window of Juglans regia cultivar Chandler chromosome 7, Walnut 2.0, whole genome shotgun sequence contains these coding sequences:
- the LOC108979127 gene encoding uncharacterized protein LOC108979127, whose translation MKEEQKQHHKRLVTVALRLVKPTAYFILLLLTYILGYLSSPSSSSSPRSPVPSSPTPSINELINLPSQLDQFLVTAHCADPLPSELVRQTILDRVYNGTSPFDGFPPTYVRPLLRHQRIRGWGSNGAVFEHLIQKVRPRTIIEVGTFLGASAIHMHGLTRKLGLDAQILCLDDFRGWPGFRDRFKDIKMINGDVSLMYQFMQNLFSVNATDSVLPVPFSTGSALDKLCELGVYGDLIEVDAGHDFISAWSDINRAYRILRPGGVIFGHDYFTAADNRGVRRAVNLFARIHGHKIKLDGQHWVIDST comes from the coding sequence ATGAAAGAAGAGCAGAAACAGCACCATAAAAGACTCGTGACCGTGGCCTTAAGACTAGTCAAACCCACGGCGTACTTTATCCTCCTCTTGCTAACGTATATCCTGGGTTACCTATCTTCcccttcctcttcatcttccccAAGGTCCCCTGTTCCCTCCTCCCCAACCCCCTCCATCAATGAACTCATCAACTTACCCTCCCAGCTCGACCAGTTCCTAGTCACGGCTCACTGTGCTGACCCGCTCCCCTCCGAACTCGTCCGGCAAACCATTCTTGACCGAGTCTACAACGGGACCTCTCCCTTCGACGGCTTCCCCCCAACGTACGTTAGGCCGCTTCTCCGCCACCAGAGAATTCGAGGGTGGGGCTCCAATGGCGCCGTTTTCGAGCACTTAATCCAGAAGGTCAGGCCCCGGACCATCATCGAAGTGGGCACATTTCTAGGCGCGTCGGCGATACACATGCACGGGTTGACTCGGAAACTCGGTCTCGACGCCCAGATCCTTTGTCTCGACGATTTCCGGGGCTGGCCCGGGTTCCGGGACCGGTTCAAGGACATCAAAATGATAAACGGAGACGTTTCGCTGATGTACCAGTTCATGCAGAACCTGTTCTCCGTGAACGCGACCGACTCGGTTTTACCGGTACCGTTCTCGACCGGGTCTGCCCTAGACAAGCTTTGTGAGTTGGGTGTTTATGGCGATTTGATCGAAGTGGATGCAGGTCACGATTTCATATCGGCGTGGTCCGATATTAATCGGGCGTACCGGATTTTAAGACCCGGTGGAGTAATTTTCGGGCACGATTATTTTACTGCAGCCGATAACAGAGGAGTTAGGAGGGCAGTGAATTTATTTGCCCGTATTCACGgccacaaaattaaattggatggCCAACATTGGGTCATCGATTCTACTTAA
- the LOC108979122 gene encoding uncharacterized protein LOC108979122: MDSVEHKVTEEMNVGLKKPYTADEVAATLQQMHPTKALGPNGSKEDQNFYMESLKRYFDNTWQNKMQIEKTLIESIQAINHALSLQKVFNDVRNSSSLVVGRTCRWQPPPSGFFKFNVDGVIFADVRKAGVGRVLQDDKGRVVMVASKLEDEVEDVATIELLTLLRGLQLCIPLGLQKLSIESDCLLMVQELQVDQDSYSANGNLIKEAESLMQHFQEIDIKHVNRIGNEVAHRLARYAWNVVDIHMWWENVPTFVDHAIWHDQNSLYCSLD, translated from the exons ATGGACAGTGTAGAGCATAAGGTTACTGAGGAGATGAATGTGGGGCTAAAAAAGCCTTACACTGCTGATGAAGTTGCTGCTACTTTACAACAAATGCATCCAACAAAGGCACTTGGACCGAATG GTTCCAAAGAGGATCAGAACTTTTACATGGAGAGCTTGAAAAGATATTTTGACAACACTTG gcaaaacaaaatgcaaatagAAAAGACTTTGATTGAATCAATTCAAGCTATCAACCATGCACTGTCTTTGCAAAAAGTTTTTAATGATGTAAGGAATTCTTCATCTCTGGTGGTTGGAAGAACATGTCGTTGGCAGCCACCTCCAAGTGGTTTTTTCAAGTTCAATGTTGATGGGGTTATATTTGCTGATGTGAGGAAAGCAGGAGTGGGTAGGGTACTTCAAGATGACAAAGGTAGAGTGGTGATGGTTGCAAGCAAGTTGGAAGATGAGGTTGAGGATGTTGCCACCATTGAACTGCTTACTTTATTAAGAGGCTTACAACTATGTATTCCTCTTGGTCTTCAAAAACTTAGTATAGAGAGTGATTGCCTGCTCATGGTTCAAGAATTGCAAGTTGATCAAGACTCTTATTCAGCGAATGGAAATTTGATTAAGGAAGCTGAGAGCTTGATGCAACATTTTCAAGAGATAGATATAAAACATGTTAATCGTATAGGAAATGAGGTAGCACATAGACTAGCTCGTTATGCTTGGAATGTTGTTGATATTCATATGTGGTGGGAGAATGTTCCTACTTTTGTTGATCATGCTATTTGGCATGATCAAAACAGTTTGTATTGCTCtcttgattaa
- the LOC118348876 gene encoding uncharacterized protein LOC118348876, whose translation MSAIKQWKKPKDGWLKANFDAAIDEQNCVVGLGIIIRNSKGEVMAAYSEPQRMKAKAVLVEAIALRRTIEVCKEMGFNKVVFEGDTLVMINALKENVVCWTWYGQVVEEVKSSLKELLHWKIQFVRRDGNMIAHKLAKFALNIGNLTCWIEECPVFISSLVAFDMACND comes from the coding sequence ATGTCTGCCATTAAACAATGGAAGAAACCTAAAGATGGTTGGTTGAAAGCTAATTTTGATGCGGCAATAGATGAGCAAAATTGTGTTGTGGGACTGGGGATTATCATCAGAAACAGTAAAGGGGAGGTCATGGCTGCATATAGTGAACCACAGAGAATGAAAGCCAAAGCAGTGTTAGTTGAAGCCATTGCCCTGAGAAGAACAATTGAAGTCTGTAAAGAGATGGGTTTTAATAAAGTGGTTTTTGAAGGTGATACACTTGTAATGATTAATGCTTTGAAAGAGAATGTGGTTTGCTGGACATGGTATGGGCAAGTTGTGGAAGAAGTGAAGAGTAGCTTGAAAGAGTTGCTGCACTGGAAGATTCAATTTGTTCGAAGAGATGGCAATATGATTGCTCATAAGTTGGCAAAGTTTGCCTTAAATATAGGAAATTTAACATGTTGGATAGAAGAATGTCCAGTTTTTATCTCAAGTTTGGTTGCTTTTGATATGGCTTGTAATGACTGA
- the LOC118348875 gene encoding uncharacterized protein LOC118348875 translates to MAFTSEDIEEALAQMSPYKTPGSNGYGDGFYQKHWKLVNEEIRGVKVARRGPRINHLLFADDCMIFYRSIISEWNSVKSLLDMYENALGQKLNRHKTYVFFSSNTSCGSKDLIGKDADVVAYGSFERYLGLPSLVAMLGNFWWGKNNDRKGIHWKSWDCLAGAKNNGGLGFRRLEDFNMALLGKHVWRFLNDPTSLVAQVSSLGIEARVSDLIIPGLKVWNEKLIRDHFGDEEAEMICSMPISKREGEDKMIWIHSNDGKFNVKSAYHMARDIRRREEGEGVGGVKEAARWRKLWNLNISGATKHFLWRACTNYLSTKALLLKKKVGKDDMCPICKSESEAILHALWQCTVVNDVFEGPFIL, encoded by the exons ATGGCTTTTACTAGTGAAGATATTGAAGAGGCCCTAGCACAAATGTCTCCCTATAAAACTCCTGGATCCAATGGTTACGGTGATGGTTTCTATCAAAAGCATTGGAAATTAGTGAATGAGGAG ATAAGGGGTGTTAAAGTGGCAAGAAGGGGTCCTAGAATCAATCATCtgctctttgcagatgattgtatgATTTTCTATAGAAGCATTATTTCTGAATGGAACAGTGTTAAGTCTTTGCTAGATATGTATGAAAATGCTTTAGGGCAGAAACTAAATAGACATAAAACATATGTTTTCTTTAGTTCTAACACAAGCTGTGGAAGCAAGGATTTGATTGGTAAGGATGCAGATGTTGTTGCATATGGCAGctttgaaagatatttgggctTGCCTTCTCTAGTTG CTATGTTGGGCAATTTTTGGTGGggtaagaataatgatagaaaagGGATCCATTGGAAGAGTTGGGACTGTTTGGCTGGGGCAAAAAACAATGGTGGGTTGGGTTTCAGAAGATTGGAGGACTTCAATATGGCCTTGTTAGGTAAACATGTTTGGAGGTTTTTAAATGACCCCACATCCCTAGTAGCACAG GTCTCTTCTCTAGGGATTGAGGCAAGGGTCTCAGATTTAATCATTCCAGGATTAAAGGTGTGGAATGAGAAACTGATTAGAGATCACTTTGGAGACGAGGAGGCTGAGATGATATGTAGTATGCCGATTAGCAAGAGAGAAGGGGAGGACAAGATGATCTGGATTCATAGCAACGATGGAAAGTTTAATGTCAAAAGTGCATATCACATGGCAAGGGACATAAGGAGAAGGGAAGAAGGAGAGGGTGTGGGTGGGGTGAAAGAAGCTGCCAGATGGAGAAAATTATGGAATTTAAACATTTCAGGGGctacaaaacactttttatggAGGGCATGCACCAATTATCTTTCTACAAAAGCCTTGCTCCTTAAGAAAAAAGTTGGGAAAGATGATATGTGCCCAATTTGTAAGTCTGAAAGTGAAGCAATTTTACATGCTTTATGGCAATGCACAGTTGTGAATGAT GTTTTTGAAGGGCCATTCATTCtttag